CAACGCCCGCGAGTTGTTTACCACCGCCCAGGCGTCCTATACGCAGTTGCGCTCCTGATTTTCGTTGCATGTCTGAAAACAAAAAGGTGCTTCGCGGCACCTTTTTGTTTTACCGGCGTCCGGGCGCTGGCTATATATAAAAAAACCCCATCCTCTGCCCGCTACGGGCATTTCCGGAATGTTTTAGCGGCAACGGCTTGTACTCTTGCGCCAAAAGCGCGTATTTTAGTTAATTTTACACCTTTGCTGCTACATCACAGCAAATGCTCCCTATGGCGTTAGACATCCTGTTAACCATATTCCTGGTATTTCTGAACGGTTTCTTTGTTGCGGCTGAGTTTGCCATCGTCAAGGTGCGCTCCTCGCAGATAGAATTGCGTGCGCAGGCAGGCAATACCATGGCCCGGATGGCGCAGAACATGCTCACCCACCTCGACGCCTACCTCTCGGCCACGCAGCTGGGCATCACGCTCGCCTCCCTGGGCCTGGGCTGGATTGGCGAGAGCGTGGTGTCCCAGATTGTGATCAACGTGATGGGGTTCTTTGGTTTTGGGGGAAGCGAGGAGCTGGCGCACAAGATAGCCCTGCCCATATCCTTTGCCATCATCACGGTGCTGCACATCGTGTTCGGCGAGCTAGCCCCGAAGTCGCTGGCCATCCAGCGCTCCGAGTCCACGGCCCTGGCCATCGCCTTTCCGCTCCGGTTCTTTTATATCATTTTCAAGCCGTTTATATGGCTGCTGAACGGTTTGGCCAACATGGTGCTGCGCGCGCTGGGAATCCAGGCAGTGCATGGCGCGGAGGTACACTCGGCCGAGGAGCTCCGGCTCCTGTTTGAGCAAAGCGTGGAGAGCGGCGCCATCCAGGACGCGCACCACCAGCTGATTGAGAACGTGTTCGAGTTTAACGAGCGGATGGTGAAGCAGATACTCGTGCCGCGCACCAAGATGGTGGCCGTGGACGTGAATGTGTCGGAGCACGAGCTGATGGAGCTCATCTTCAATGAGGGCTACTCGCGCCTGCCCGTTTACAACGGCAACATCGACAACATCGTCGGCATCCTGTACGTGAAGGACATCCTGAGCATCGTGCGCCGGGGCGAGCCCATCGTGATTGAGCAGCTCATGCGCCCTGCCTATTTTGTGCCGGAGACCAAGAAAATAAACCTGCTGCTGAAACAGTTCCAGCGCCGCCACATGCACATGGCCGTGGCCACCGACGAGTTCGGCGGCGTGTCGGGCATCGTCACCATCGAGGACATCATCGAGGAACTGGTGGGCGAGATACAGGACGAGTACGACGAGGAAGTGCCCATTGTGGAGAAAGTCGGCGATTTCGACTACAAGGTGAGCGGCTCGGCCACCATCTCCGACGCCAACGATTTCCTGCCCTACCCGCTGCCCGAAGGTGAAGACTACGAAACAGTGGGCGGCCTGCTGAACGTGATATATGGCCAGATACCCGAAAACCTGAACGAGGTGACAGACTTTAACGAGTACGAGGTGCGGGTGCTGGAGAAATCAGAGCGGCGCGTGGAGTGGGTGCTGCTGAAGGTGCGCCAGGAAGTGCTGCAGGGAGAGGAGGACAACTAATGAAACGCCATGAAAGCCTTGCCCCTATCTCGCGCCAGCACCAGGAGGGACTGCTGGCCGCCCGGCTGCTGCAACACGGCGCGCCGCCGTTCAAAGGCATGCCCACCACGCCCCCCGGCAAGCGCGACCATATCCTGGGCCTGCTGCAGCGGCACCTGAAGCCGCATTTCAAACTGGAGGAGGAGACTGTTTTCGCGCTGTCCGCCTCCCTTTCAGAGGATCTGCGCCGCCAAACAGAGGAATTGCAGGCGGAGCACCGGCAACTGGAGGCACTGATACTGGCGCTGCCCCGAATCGCTGAAGACCTGCTGCCCGACAAGCTGCACGAGGCGGGGAAACTCCTGGAGCAGCACATCCGGAAAGAAGAGCGTGTATTTTTTGAGCAGGTGCAGGGCGATATGACAGAGCAGGAGCTACAGCAGTTGCAGGAAATGGTGGCCCTGCACATGCATTGATTCTTACCCTCTGCCCGTAAACCAGCTGCTGTACAGCACGTAGTTGTCTGCTGTTTTCGCCAGCCCCTCCACCTGCTCCGGGCTCAGTTGCTTCACCTTTTTGGCCGGGATGCCCGCATATATATAACCCGCTTCACACACGGTGTTTTCCAGCACAATAGCCCCCGCCGCCACGATGCAGTTTTGCTGCACCACCGCATTGTCCATCACGATGGCCCCCATCCCAATCAGCACATTGTCCTCCACGGTGCAGCCATGCACAATGGCATTGTGCCCCACCGACACGTTGCTGCCAATGGTAGTGGCGGCTTTTTGGTAAGTGCAATGAATCACGGCGCCATCCTGTATGTTGGTTTTGTCGCCGATACGGATGCTGTTCACATCCCCCCGAATCACCGCGTTGAACCACACCGAGCACTCATTGCCCAAAATCACGTCGCCCACAATCGTGGCGTTCTCGGCTATATAGCAATCGCGCCCCATCTGCGGCTTCACGCCTTTTACCGGTAGTATAACTGGCATATTGTTGAATTTTGAATAAATTTGAATGGCTTGATTATGAAATGGCTAAATTGTTGATTGTTGATTGTTTATATATAAGCTGCTCTTAACGGCTCCTGCAGCTACCCATATTCTTCTATCTAATTCATGAATCAACCATTTAACAATTAAGCCATAAAGCCTTCAACAATCAACAACCAACCATCAAACCAGCCGCTTCCAGGTGCCTTTCATGTAGTTGTATTTGAGGGTGCTGGGCAGGGCCTTCCAGAAATATTTGTTCACCTCCACCGCGAAGCTGGGCTGCATATAGCAGTTGATGGTGCAGCCTTCGCATTCCGGCAGCCGCCCCTCCAGCCGCTTCAGCTCCTCCACCTCCCCTGATTTGTAGAGCGCATAGAGTTGTCCGTTGATGAGGTAGCTTTTGGTGCCGAGGTGGTAGCAGGGCAGCACCAGTTCGTTTTCGGGCGAGATGACCAGCGTGGTGCTGGCGGCCTTGCAAACCGGGTCGGCTGTATGGTTGCCGCCGTCGCGGCGCAGCTGCAGAAAGCCCTCGTTCATATACACGCTTTTGCGCTTCCCAAAGGCGGTCAGGTAATCCAGTTCTTCCTCCGTCAGTTGCTCGCCGGTTTCCACGGTGTTGTACTCAA
This window of the Pontibacter russatus genome carries:
- a CDS encoding gamma carbonic anhydrase family protein, which translates into the protein MPVILPVKGVKPQMGRDCYIAENATIVGDVILGNECSVWFNAVIRGDVNSIRIGDKTNIQDGAVIHCTYQKAATTIGSNVSVGHNAIVHGCTVEDNVLIGMGAIVMDNAVVQQNCIVAAGAIVLENTVCEAGYIYAGIPAKKVKQLSPEQVEGLAKTADNYVLYSSWFTGRG
- a CDS encoding hemolysin family protein: MALDILLTIFLVFLNGFFVAAEFAIVKVRSSQIELRAQAGNTMARMAQNMLTHLDAYLSATQLGITLASLGLGWIGESVVSQIVINVMGFFGFGGSEELAHKIALPISFAIITVLHIVFGELAPKSLAIQRSESTALAIAFPLRFFYIIFKPFIWLLNGLANMVLRALGIQAVHGAEVHSAEELRLLFEQSVESGAIQDAHHQLIENVFEFNERMVKQILVPRTKMVAVDVNVSEHELMELIFNEGYSRLPVYNGNIDNIVGILYVKDILSIVRRGEPIVIEQLMRPAYFVPETKKINLLLKQFQRRHMHMAVATDEFGGVSGIVTIEDIIEELVGEIQDEYDEEVPIVEKVGDFDYKVSGSATISDANDFLPYPLPEGEDYETVGGLLNVIYGQIPENLNEVTDFNEYEVRVLEKSERRVEWVLLKVRQEVLQGEEDN
- a CDS encoding hemerythrin domain-containing protein; amino-acid sequence: MKRHESLAPISRQHQEGLLAARLLQHGAPPFKGMPTTPPGKRDHILGLLQRHLKPHFKLEEETVFALSASLSEDLRRQTEELQAEHRQLEALILALPRIAEDLLPDKLHEAGKLLEQHIRKEERVFFEQVQGDMTEQELQQLQEMVALHMH